Within the Halorhabdus rudnickae genome, the region ACCAGGGAAGCGAGGTCGTGCGAACCGAAGAAGCGATGTTCGCCACCCTCGCGCCCCTGACACTCACGGAGTGAGAATCCGATGCCACAACCAAGCAGACCACGCAAAGGCTCGCTGGCCTACAGTCCGCGCAAGCGCGCGACCAGTGAGACGCCGCGGTTCAACACCTGGCCCGATGACGCGGGCCAGCCGGGCGTACAGGGCTTTGCCGGCTACAAGGCCGGCATGAGCCACGTCGTTGTCATCAACGACGAGCCCGACTCGCCGCGAGAGGGCATGGAGGAGACCGTGCCCGTCACTGTCGTCGAGACGCCGCCGATGCGGGCGGTGGCTCTGCGAGCCTACGAAGACACGCCGTACGGCCTGCGCCCCCTCACGGAGGTCTGGACCGACGAGTTCCATCCGGATCTCGATCGGGCCATCGACCTCCCGGAGGGCCAGGACCGCGACGCCACAGAGGAACAGATCAGGAGCGCCTTGGACGACGGTCGTCTCGGGGACGTGCGTCTCATCACGCACACGGTCCCGGGCGAGCTCGCAGGCGTTCCCAAGAACGAACCGGACGTCATGGAGACCCGCGTCGGCGGCGGTTCGCTGACCGATCGCCTCGAGCACGGCCTCGAACTGCTCAACGACGGCGAGTACGCCATGACCGACGTCTTCCGCGCCGGCGAGTACGCCGACGTGGCGGGCGTCACCAAGGGCAAGGGCACCCAGGGCCCCGTCAAGCGCTGGGGCGTCCAGAAACGGAAGGGCAAACACGCCCGCCAGGGCTGGCGCCGCCGGATCGGCAACCTGGGTCCGTGGAACCCCTCGCGGGTTCGCTCGACGGTGCCCCAGCAGGGCCAGACCGGCTACCACCAGCGCACCGAACTCAACAAGCGCCTCATCGACCTCGGCGACGACGACGTCACCCCCGACGGTGGCTTCGTCAACTACGGCGAGGTCGACGGGGAGTACGCGCTCGTCAAGGGCTCGGTTCCCGGGCCCGAGGAGCGCCTGGTTCGCCTGCGCCCGGCCGTCCGGCCGACCGACCAGCCGCGTCTCGACCCCGAGGTGCGGTACGTCTCTACGGAGTCAAACCAGGGGTGAGATGAATGCAGGCAACACTACACGACCTGGACGGCAGCGCCGACGGCGAGGTCGAGCTGCCGGACGTCTTCGAGACGCCCTACCGGCCCGACCTCATCAAGTCGGCAGTGCTCGCCGCCCAGGCCAACCGCAAGCAGAAGTACGGAGCCGACGAGTACGCGGGCCTGCGGACGCCCGCCGAGTCGATGGGGAGTGGCCGCGGTCAGGCCCACGTCCCCCAGCAGGACGGCCAGGCACGACGCGTCCCCCAGACGGTGGGGGGCCGGCCGGCCCACCCGCCGAAGGCCGAGAAAGACCCTGCGCCCGACCTCAACGACAAGGAACGCAAACTTGCGACCCGATCGGCGATCGCGGCGACCGCCGACGCGGATCTGGTCGCAGAGCGCGGTCACGAGTTCGACGAAGGTGTCGACCTGCCGCTGGTCGTCTCTGATTCCTTCGAGGATCTCCAGAAGACCCAGGCAGTCGTCGACGTGCTCGAGAGCCTCGGCGTCCACGCGGACATCGAGCGGGCCGACGACCGGACCGTGCGAGCCGGCCAGGGGACGACCCGCGGCCGGAAGTACCGCACGCCGACGTCGATCCTGTTCGTCACGAGCGAGGAGCCCTCGAAAGCGGCCCGCAACCTCGCGGGCGCGGACGTCACGACCGCACGCGAAGTCAACACGGAAGACCTCGCGCCGGGCGCGACGGGCGGGCGACTCACCGTCTGGACGGAAAGCGCACTCGCGGAGGTGGCCGACCGATGACCGATCCGATCGACGTCATCGAGCACCCTCACGTCACCGAAAAGGCCATGGACAAGATGGACTTCCAGAACAAGCTGCAGTTCATCGTCAAGACGGACGCGGCCAAGGCCGACGTACGCGAGGCCGTCGAGCAGCAGTTCGACGTGACGGTCGAGAACGTGAACACGCAGGTCACGATGAATGGCAACAAAAAGGCGGAGGTTACCCTCTCGGCTGACGACGACGCCGAGGAGATCGCCTCCCGAATCGGGGTGTTCTGAACATGGGACGACGTATTCAGGGACAACGACGCGGTCGCGGGACGCCCACGTTCCGGGCGCCCTCCCATCGCTACAAGTCCGATCTCTCACACCGGAGCACCGAAGCGCGTGACGGCGATCTCATTGCGGGTACGGTCGTGGATATCGAACACGATCCGGCCCGGAGCGCGCCCGTCGCCGCCGTCGAGTTCGAAGATGGTGACCAACGACTGGTACTGGCGCCGGAAGGCGTCGGCGTCGGCGACGAGATCCAGGTCGGGGTCAGCGCGGATATCAAGCCGGGCAACACGTTGCCACTGGCGGAGATCCCCGAGGGCGTCCAGATCTGTAACGTCGAGGCTAATCCCGGCGACGGTGGGCAGTTCGCCCGCGCGTCGGGCGTCTCGGCCCAGTTGATGGCCCACGACCGCAACGTAACGGTCGTTCAGTTGCCCAGCGACGAGGTCAAGCGACTGGATCCGGACTGCCGGGCGACGATCGGCGTCGTCGCGGGCGGCGGCCGGACGGAGAAGCCCTTCGTGAAGGCAGGCAACAAGTACCACAAGATGGCCTCCCGCGGGACGAAGTGGCCGCGGGTCCGCGGTGTCGCGATGAACGCCGTCGATCACCCCTTCGGTGGTGGCGGCCGCCAGCATCCCGGCAAGCCCAAGTCCATCTCACGCAACGCCCCGCCGGGCCGGAAAGTGGGCGACATCTCCTCGCGACGCACCGGCCGAGGTGAGGACCAATGAGTTCGAGTGACTATCAGATCGGCCACGAGGGTGAGTTCACCTACCGTGGTCACACGCTAGAGGAGTTGCAGGAGATGTCGATCGAGGAAGTCGCGGAACTGTTACCCGCACGCAAGCGGCGAAGCATCAAACGCGGCCTGTCCTACGAAAAGGAACAACTGCTCGAGAAGGCCCGCGAGGCCGGCGAGGAGGAGACGGCGAACGACCCGATCAGGACCCACCTGCGGGACATGCCGATCCTCCCCGAGTTCGTCGGGATCACCTTTGCGGTCCACAACGGCCAGAGCTTCGAGCGCGTGAAGGTCGAACCGGAGATGATCGGCCATTACCTGGGCGAGTTCCAGCTCACGCGCACGAGCGTCGAGCACGGACAGGCCGGGATCGGGGCGACCCGCTCCTCGAAGTTCGTGCCCCTCAAGTAATCCATGGGAATCAGCTACTCAGTCGACGCAGATCCGGAGACGACGGCGAAAGCGATGCTCCGGGAGCGTCAGATGAGCCACAAGCACAGCAAGGCCATCGCCCGGGAGATCAAGGGCATGACCGCCGAGGCGGCGGTCGCCTATCTCGAGGACGTCATCGAGGGCGCCCAGTCGGTGCCCTTCAAGTCCCACAATTCGGGCGTCGGCCACCGATCAGACGTCGAGGGCTGGGACGCCGGCCGATACCCCGAGAAGGCCAGCGAGGCCTTCCTCGACCTGCTCGAGAACGCCATCGGCAACGCCGAGTACGCGGGCCAAGACGGCGAGTCCATGGAGATCATGCACGTCGCCGCTCACAAGGTCGGCGAGCAGCGTGGTCGCCAGCCCCGTGCAATGGGTCGAGCCAACGAGTGGAACACGCCGGAGGTCGACGTCGAACTCATCCTGGTAGAACCCGACGCCGAGGAGGGTGATGCCTGATGGCCGACGAACTGCAGTTCATCGAGGACGGCCTCCAGCGCACCCAGATCGACGAGTTCTTCGAGGACGAACTCGGTCGGGCGGGCTACGGCGGCATGGAAGTCGCTAAGACGCCGATGGGGACCCAGATCGTCCTCAAGGCCGAAAAGCCCGGCATGGTGATCGGGAAGGGTGGGAAGAACATCCGCAAGATCACCACCACCCTCGAAGAGGAGTTCGACCTCGAGGACCCCCAGGTCGACGTCCAGGAGGTCGAGGAGCCGGATCTGAACGCCCGGATCGTCGCCGATCGCCTGGCCAACGCCTTAGAGCGCGGCTGGTACTTCCGGAAGGCCGGTCACACGACGATCGACCGGATCATGGAAGCCGGCGCGAAGGGTGCCGAGATCGTCCTCTCGGGGAAGGTCACAGGCGCCCGCTCCCGCGTCGAGAAGTTCAACCGCGGCTACATCAAGCACAACGGCGAACCCGCCGAGGACATCGTCGACCACGGTCAGGGCGTCGCCGTCATGAAGCTCGGCACGATCGGCGTGGACGTCAAGATCATCCCGCCGGAGGCCGAGCTGCCCGACGACTTCGAGATCTACGAGGACGTCGACGTCTCGGAGTACGTCGAAGAAGTCGAAGGCGACTCGGTCGAGGAGCTACTCACCGGCGAGCCCGAAGAGGGCGAGGATGACGCGGAAGCCGCGACGGGCGCGCCGCCCGAGGAATCCGAGGAGGCGGCCGACGAGGACGCCCCCGAGGAGGAAGTCGTCGAGGAGGCTGCCGAGGCCGAAGAGTTCGACGACGTCGATGTCCCGGACGATTCGGGTGTCGAGGAAGACCTCGACGAACTCGAGTCGGCCGTCGACGAGGAACTCGACGAGGAGACAGAAGAAGAGGCCGAGGAACTCCTCGAAGAGATGGACAGCGCAGAGCAGGACTCCGCGGACACTTCGAGCGGCGACGAGCCGCGAGACGACGCGGATGCAGACGCTGCCGACGACGAAGCTGACGAGGAGGGTGACGAGGAATGACGATCCTCCATCCCACGGAGATCCGCGACATGACGCCCGCCGAGCGCGAGGCCGAACTCGAGGACCTCCAGACGGAACTGCTGAACGCCCGCGCCGTCCAGGCGACGGGTGGCGCTCCGGAGAACCCCGGGCGCATCAAGGAGATCCGCAAGGCGATCGCGCGGATCAAGACGATCGAAGCTGAAGAAACAGAGGAGACAGCGTAATGTCACGTACCGCCGTCACCCTGCCACGCCACGAACTGATCGGGCTCGCCGTTCGCGTCAGCGACGCGACCGATCCCGGTCTCGTGGGCATCGAGGGAACGGTCGTCAACGAGACGACCAACACCCTCGTGATCGGGGCTGGCGGGCGGACGTGGCAGGTCCCGAAGGCCGCCGTGACCTTCGAGTTCGAACTGCCCGACGGTGCGGGGGACGATCCCGATTCGGGTGCGTCCACCGTCGTCACCGTCGAGGGAGTGCGGCTCGTTGCACGGCCAGCCAGACGGACCGAGCGGAGAGGTGATTCCACATGGCGTTAGGATTGAACGTACGACAGCCGGACGAGACCTGTGACGACCCCAACTGCCCGTTCCACGGCACCCTCTCGGTGCGCGGGCAGACGGTCGAAGGCACGGTCGCGTCCACAGACATGGAGAAGACCGTCGTCGTCGAGCGCGAGTACGACGTCCCGGTGCCGAAATACGACCGCCTGATGAAACGGCGGAGTCGCATCCCGGCTCACGCACCCCCGTGCGTGGACCTGGATGAGGGCGACACGGTCACGATCGCAGAGACCCGACCACTCTCGAAGACGAAATCACACGTAGTGGTCGAGAAACACGGAGGTGAGGCCTGATGGAGGCCCTCAACGCCGACGTCACCCAGGGCCTAGAGAAGGGTTCGCTCGTCACGTGTGCGGACAACACGGGCGCACGCGAACTCAAGGTCATTAGCGTCGCGGGCTACTCCGGGACGAAGAACCGCCACCCGAAGGCGGGCCTGGGCGACAAGATTACCGTCTCGGTGACCAAGGGTACCCCAGAGATGCGACGGCAGGTGCTGGAGGCAGTCGTCGTCCGCCAGCGCAAGCCGATCCGGCGACCCGACGGCCAGCGCGTGAAGTTCGAGGATAACGCGGCCGTCATCGTCGACGAGAACGAGGATCCCCGAGGGACCGAACTTCGCGGGCCGATCGCCCGCGAGGTGGCCGAACGCTTTGGCTCCATCGCCTCGGCAGCCACGATGATCGTATAGCTATGAGTGAACAACCAACCAAACAGCGCAACGAGACCGAGCGCGCGCCGTTGCACGAGCGACACAAGCAGGTCCACGCGACGCTGACCGACGACCTCCGCGAGGAGTACGACACCCGACGCGTCCGCGTCAACGCGGGCGACACGGTCGAGGTCATGCGCGGCGACTTCGCCGGCGAAGAGGGCGAAGTGCTCGACGTCGACCTCCGGGACGCGACGATCAGCGTCGAGGACGTCACCGTCGAGACCGCCGATGGCGAGGAAACTCCCCGCCGTCTAGAGGCCAGTAACGTCCGCGTGACTGATCTGGACCTCGCTGACGACGTGCGACGGCAGCGACTCGAGGAGGACGAACAATGAGCAACCACCAGAAACGACTCTCGGTACCGGAACGCTGGCCGGTCGAGCGCAAGACCGAGACCTTCACCGTCAAGGCCGACGCCGGCCCACACGGCGAGGCCGGCGTGCCCCTGCTGATCGTCCTCCGGGACGTCCTGGGGTACGTCGACAGCCGCAAGGAGGCTCGCTTCGCGCTCGATCAGGACCAGGTGCTGATCAACGGCGACCCCGAAAGCGACGAAACCCGTCCCGTGGGGATGTTCGACATCCTTGCGTTCATGGAGCGCGAGGAGTTCTACCGCGTGTTCCCCGGCGAGGGCGGTCGGCTCGCGCTGACGCCCATCGACGAGGACGCAGCCCAGTCAAAGCTCGGCAAGATCGTCGAGAAGGGTAACGTCCCCGGCGGCGACCTCCAGCTGACGCTGCACGACGGCGAGACGCTGCTGGTCGGCGAGGACGCCCCCTACGAGGGCAACGACTCGATCGTCGTTGCCAACGACAGCGAGGAGATCGTTGCCCACTTCGAGTACGAGGAGGGCGCTCTCGTTACGGCCGTCGATGGCCAGCACGCCGGCGAGATCGGGACGATCGAAGAGATCCAGGTCACGCCCGGCAGTGCCGACAACAACGTCATCGTCGAACGCGAGGACGGCTCGACAGTCGAGACCGTCGAGGAGTACGTCGTCGTCATCGACGAGAACTTTACTAGCGACGACGCCGACGAGGACGTCAAGGAGGACGAATCCGACGCAGAAGCCGACGAGGCCGACGCCGAGGACGCGTCCGAAGACGGAGGTGCTGAGGAATGAGCTCCGAGACCGAGGCCGGGTTCCACCCGATGCGCGAGCCGTCCGTCGAGAAGGTCGTCGTCCACATGGGCATCGGTCAGGGCGGTCAGCAGCTGGCTGACGCAGAGGAGATCTTGGCAGAGATCGCCGGCCAGCAGCCCGTCCGGACCAACGCCAAGGCGACCGTCGGCGAGTTCGAAATCCGGCAGGGTGACCCCGTCGGGACAAAGGTCACGCTGCGGGATGAGGACGCCGAGGAGTTCCTCGAGACGGCACTGGAACTGGTCGACATCGAAGCGTCGCAGTTCGACGAGACCGGCAACTTCAGCTTCGGTGTCGAGGAACATACTGACTTCCCCAGCCAGGAGTACGACCCGACCATCGGGATCTACGGGCTGGACGTGACGGTGAACCTGACGCGGCCGGGCTATCGCGTCACCAAGCGCGATAAGGCGTCCCGGGCGATCCCCGCGAACCATCGGCTCGATCCGGAGGACGCGATCGCGTTCGTCGAGTCGACCTTCGACGTGGAGGTGAGCGAATGAGCGAGAGCGAGACAGACAGCGACACGGGCGCAGAAGCAACCGGCGAGCAGGCCGCAAAGCGGACCGGCCAGCTAGAGGCCTGCCAGCGCTGCGGGCGCGAACAGGGCCTTGTCGGCAAGTACGACATCTTCCTGTGCCGGCAGTGTTTCCGGGAGATCGCCCCCGACATGGGATTCGAGAAGTACAGCTAACGATGACAGGAAACGATCCACTCAGCGCGGCGCTCGCGGAGATCGATAACGCCGAGAGCGTCGGCCAGCTGTCACACATAGTCGAGCCCGCCTCGAACGAGATCGGCAACGTCCTCGAAGTGTTCTACGACCGTGGCTACATCGACGGTTTCGAACACATCGAAGACGGCAAGGCCGGCAAATTCGAGGTCGAATTGAAAGGTGCGATCAACGAATGTGGCCCGGTCAAACCCCGCTATTCGGCGGGATCCGACGAGTTCGAGCAATGGGAGAAGCGATTCCTCCCTGCTCGGGACTACGGGACGCTCGTCGTGACCACCAGCCACGGGATCATGAGCCACTACGAGGCCCGGCAAGCGGGCGTCGGTGGCCAGGTGATCGCCTACGTATACTGACAATGCCACGCACAGAACTACAGCTACCGGAGGACGTGAGTGCCGAGATGGACCATCTTGAACTCACCGTCGAAGGGCCCGAAGGCAGCGTCACGCGCCGGCTGTGGTATCCGGACGTGTCGGTCGAGGTGGCCGACGAGACGGTCGTCATCGAGTCTGCGGAAGACGACGCAAAGACGATGTCGACGATCGGGACCTTCGAGAGCCACGTGCAGAACATGTTCCACGGCGTCACCGAGGGCTGGGAGTACGAGATGGAAGTCTTCTACTCTCACTTCCCGATGCAGGTGCGCGCCGAGGATAGCGAGATCGTCATCGAGAATTTCCTCGGAGAGCGCGCGCCGCGGACGACCCCGATCCACGGGGACACCGAGGTCGAGATCGACGAAGAGCAGATCACGCTGCGCGGGCCCAGCATCGAGGATGTCGGCCAGACGGCCGCGGACATCGAGCAGCTAACCCGCGTCACGGACAAGGATGTCCGCGTCTTCCAGGACGGCGTCTACATCACCCAGAAACCGAACCGAGGTGAGGCCTGATGGCCGAAGACGAGGAATTCACGGAGTTGACGGACGTCAGCGGGATCGGCGACGGAACGGCCGAATCGCTTCGCGAGGCCGGCTTCGAGACTATTTCCGATCTGCGCGAGGCGACGGAAGACGAACTTATCGAAGTCTCGGGCATCGGCAACGCGCTGGCTGCCCGGATCAAGGCCGACATCGGCAGTGTCGAACCCGACGAGGACGTTGACGCCGATGTCGACGAGGAGTCCGAAACGGACGCCGAGACCGAGAGCGCCGAGTCCTACGAGGAACTGACAGACATCAGCGGCGTCAGCGAGGACAAAGCCGAGACGCTGCGGGAGGCGGGCTTCGAGACGGTCGAAGACGTCGCCCGCGCCGAGCAATCGGACCTGACCGCGGTCGAGGGCATCGGCAACGCCCTGGCCGCCCGAATCCAGGCCGACATCGGCGAACTCGACGTCTCGGCCGCCGAGACCGCCGAGGTCGAGGAGGCTGGTGCGGAAGCCAAAGAGGCCGAAGATGTCGAGACGGAACTGCAGGCGCGCGGCCACGCAGAGAAGACGCCCGAGTTGAGCGACGAGGAGGCACGTCTGCTCGTCCAGCGACGACGCGAGGGCAAGCCGCAGTTCAACCGGCAGGACTACCACAAGAAAAAGCGCGTCCCGACGTCCTGGCGACGCCCGCGGGGCGGCCTCTCGAAGCAGCGCCGCGGCGTCAAGGGCAAGGGCGATACTGTCGAAGCCGGATTCCGGACGCCCGAAGCGGTTCGGGGACTCCACCCCTCTGGCTTCGAGGAAGTCCGCGTCCACAACGTTGCGGACCTCGAGGGTGTCGACGGTGACAGCCAGGCAGTGCGGATCGCCTCGAAAGTCGGTGGCCGCAAGCGCGAGCGCATCGAGGAGGTCGCGGAAAACGAAGGGATCCGCGTCCTCAATCCCACCTACGTCGAAGTCGAGGTGAACGATGACTGATCTGAGTGCACAGAAACGGATGGCCGCCGACGTACTGGACGTCGGGAAGAACCGCGTCTGGTTCGATCCCGAGGCCCAAGACGAGATCGCCGAGGCGATCACGCGGGCGGATCTGCGTGATCTCGTCGATCGAGGCGTCATCCGCGCCGAGGAACCGGACGGCAACTCCCGCGGACGGGCCAAAGAGCGCCAGCAGAAGCGTGCGTACGGCCACCAGAAGGGACACGGGTCCCGGAAGGGGTCTGCGGGAGCGCGACAGAACGAGAAAGAAGACTGGGTCTCGCGGATCCGTGCCCAGCGGGAACACCTTCGCGAACTCCGCGACGACGGCGAGCTGTCGCCGACGGAGTACCGCGAACTGTACGATCAGGCCAGCGGCGGCGAATTCGACGACGTCGGTGACCTGACGCGATATATTGACGACCAATACGGTGATCAGTGAATGGCGACAGGACCACGATACAAGGTGCCGATGCGTCGGCGCCGCGAATCCCGGACGGACTACCATCAGCGGTTGCGCCTGCTGAAATCCGGCAAGCCCCGCCTCGTGGCGCGGCTCTCGAACAGCCAGGCCAGGGCGCAGCTGGTGACTACCGGGCCCGATGGAGACGAGACAGTTGCAGCCGCCGAGTCGAACGACCTCGCCGAGTACGGCTGGGAGGCACCGACGGGCAACCTGCCCGCCGCGTATCTCACCGGCCTGCTCGCCGGGCTGCGAGCGATCGACGCCGGCTACGAGGAAGCCGTGCTGGACATCGGACTCAACACGCCGACGCCAGGGAGCAAAGTATTCGCGATCCAGGAGGGTGCGATCGACGCCGGCCTGGAAATCCCCCACAACGACGACGTGCTTGCCGACTGGGAGCGGACCAGCGGTGAACACATCGCCGAGTACGCCGAGATGCGTGAGGAACCGCTGTATAGCGGGGATTTCGACGCGACAGAGCTACCCGCACACTTCGCGGAGTTGCGGGAGACGTTACTCGAAGGTGACATCGAACTATGAGCGACGGATGGGAACCACGAACGCGGCTCGGCCGCCAGGTCGCCGACGGCGAGATCGACTCGATGCGCGACGCCCTGAACGCCGGGCTGCCGCTGAAGGAACCGGAGATCGTCGACCAGCTCGTCCCCGGGCTGGAAGACGAAGTACTGGACATCAACATGGTCCAGCGGATGACCGACTCTGGCCGCCGGGTGAAGTTCCGGTGTGTCGTCGTCGTGGGCAACCGCGACGGTCTGGTCGGCTACGCCGAGGGGCGTGACGACCAGGTCGGCGGCGCGATCCAGAAGGCAATCGAGGTCGCCAAGCTGAACCTGATCGACGTCTCGCGTGGCTGTGGCTCCTGGGAGTGTGGCTGTGGCCGAGCGCACACGGTCGCGCTGCGGACCACGGGCAAGGCCGGCAGCGTCGAGGTCGAACTCCAGCCCGCCCCGCGCGGACTGGGCCTGGCCGGCGGAGAAACCGTCCGGCACGTCCTCGAACTCGCCGGCATCGAAGACATCTGGACGCGCTCGTCGGGGAACACCCGCACGACGGTCAACTTCGCAAAGGCGACGTTCAACGCCCTGCGGAACACGGCCGAAGCACGGGTCCCCGAGCGAGCCTTCGAGGAGCGCGAGGTGATCGAGTAATGGAAGTACTCGTTCAGTTGCGAGGCGAGGTTGACGTCAGTCAGGACGTCGTCGACACCCTGGAGATGCTCAACCTGGGCCGCGTCAATCACGCCACGTTCGTCCCCGAGACCGAGGCCTACCGGGGCATGATCACGAAGGTTCACGACGTGGTCGCCCACGGCGAACCCTCTGTCGAGACAGTCGAGTTGCTCCTCGAAAAGCGGGCTGAGCCTGCCGAAGGCGAAGGAGACATCGACGACGAGTGGGTCGGCTGGAACACAAACTACGACGACCTCGAAAGTCTGGCCGAAGCCCTCCTCGAAGAGGAGACAACCCTGCAGGAAGTCGGCCTGTCGCCGACACTCCGTCTGCACCCACCACGGAAGGGCCACGACGGGATCAAGCATCCGACCACCGAGGGCGGACAACTCGGTAATCACTCGACCGAGGCGATCGACGACCTGCTGGAGGCGATGCGATAATGACTAGTAAGAAAAAGCGCCAGCGCGGTTCGCGCACACACGGCGGTGGCACGCACAAGAACCGTCGCGGTGCCGGTCACCGCGGCGGTCGCGGCGACGCCGGCCGCGACAAACACGAAATGCACAACTACCCGCCGATCGGCAAGAGCGGGTTCACGCGCCCCGAGAAGACCCAGGAGGACGTCCGCGAGATCGACGTCCGGAAACTCGACGAGGACGCGGCCCTGTTGGCCGCCGAGGGCCTCGCCGAGGAGACCGACGGCGGCTACCGGATCGATGCCCGCGAAGTCGTCGAGGACGGTCACGAGGCCGACGTCGTAAAAGTACTCGGTAGCGGGCAGGTCCGCAACGAACTGACCGTCGTCGCCGACGCGTTCTCGGCCGGTGCCCGCGAGAAGCTCGAGGCCGCCGGTGGGAGTGCGGAGCTGAGCGAGCGCGGCGAACAACGACAGGATAAAGAGCACGCCGACGCCGACAGCGAGTAAGGATGAGCTGGAAGGACACCGCTGAACCACTGCTGACGCGGATGCCGTCGGTCGCCCGCCCGGAGGGCCACGTGCCGTTCAAGCGCAAGCTGGGCTGGACAGCCGGCGTGCTAGTGCTGTATTTCTTCCTGACCAACGTCTACCTGTTCGGACTGGGGACCGGTGGCGGCGACGCGTTCGGTCGCTTCCGGTCGATCCTGGCCGGTGGACAGGGGACGATTTTGCAACTCGGCATCGGGCCAATCGTTACGGCAAGCATCGTCCTGCAGTTGCTGGGCGGTGCGGATCTGCTGGGCCTTGACACCCAGAACAATCCACGCGATCAGGTGCTCTATCAGGGCCTCCAGAAAGTGCTGGTACTCGTGATGATCGCCCTGACCGGGCTCCCGATGGTGTTCGCCGCCAACTTCCTGCCGGCAGACCCGGTCTTTGGACTGGGTACAACGGGAACGAAGTGGCTCATGTTCCTCCAGATCGCCGTCGGCGGTGTCCTCATCCTCTACATGGACGAGGTGATCAGCAAGTGGGGCGTCGGGAGCGGGATCGGCCTGTTCATCATCGCTGGCGTCAGCCAGAGTCTGGTGGGCGGGTTGATCGCGATCCCGCAGCTATCGCCGACCAACGACTGGGGCCTCATTCCTTCCTGGATTGCGATGGGGCTTGGCTACCGGGACATCCCTTCGGTGCTGACCACGGAAGGGTTGCTGGACTTCCTCTTTGGACAAGGCCAGATCATCGCCCTGCTCACGACTCTCTCGATCTTCGTGATCGTCGTCTACGCGGAGTCGGTCCGGGTGGAAATCCCGCTCAGTCACGCTCGCGTGAAGGGTGCCCGCGGACGATTCCCCGTGAAACTCATCTACGCGAGCGTCCTGCCGATGATCCTCGTCCGGGCGTTGCAGCAGAACGCCCAGTTCCTCGGGCGGATACTCAACCAGCAACTCGGGGGCAGTATGCCCGCTATCCTGGGCACCTACGGATCGAACGGTAATCCAACGGGCGGACTGTTCTACTACCTGGCACCGGTCCAGTCGCCGAGTCAGTGGGCGTGGTTCCTCGGTGGAGTCTCCCAGCCGGTCTGGAAGGTCCTGCTGCGTGTCGGTATCGATCTCACCGTCATGATCGTCGGCGGCGCCATATTCGCCGTCTTCTGGGTCGAGACGACTGACATGGGTCCGGAGGCGACGGCCCAGCAGATCCAGAATTCCGGCATGCAGATCCCCGGCTTCCGACAGAGCCCCGGCGTACTCGAGAAGGTGCTTGGACGGTACATTCCGCAAGTGACGGTCATCGGCGGCGCCCTCGTTGGCCTGCTGGCCGTCCTGGCGAACATGCTCGGCACGATCGGCGGCGTCACCGGAACCGGACTGCTGCTGACCGTGAGCATTACCTACAAGCTCTACGAGGAAATCGCCGAGGAGCAACTCATGGAGATGCATCCCATGATGCGCCAGATGTTCGGCTAAGCCGACACCTGACTGGCTACCGGAATGGGGCCACCAACGTTTCCAGATTGAAACGACGGACAAGCAG harbors:
- the secY gene encoding preprotein translocase subunit SecY, with amino-acid sequence MSWKDTAEPLLTRMPSVARPEGHVPFKRKLGWTAGVLVLYFFLTNVYLFGLGTGGGDAFGRFRSILAGGQGTILQLGIGPIVTASIVLQLLGGADLLGLDTQNNPRDQVLYQGLQKVLVLVMIALTGLPMVFAANFLPADPVFGLGTTGTKWLMFLQIAVGGVLILYMDEVISKWGVGSGIGLFIIAGVSQSLVGGLIAIPQLSPTNDWGLIPSWIAMGLGYRDIPSVLTTEGLLDFLFGQGQIIALLTTLSIFVIVVYAESVRVEIPLSHARVKGARGRFPVKLIYASVLPMILVRALQQNAQFLGRILNQQLGGSMPAILGTYGSNGNPTGGLFYYLAPVQSPSQWAWFLGGVSQPVWKVLLRVGIDLTVMIVGGAIFAVFWVETTDMGPEATAQQIQNSGMQIPGFRQSPGVLEKVLGRYIPQVTVIGGALVGLLAVLANMLGTIGGVTGTGLLLTVSITYKLYEEIAEEQLMEMHPMMRQMFG
- a CDS encoding uL15m family ribosomal protein produces the protein MTSKKKRQRGSRTHGGGTHKNRRGAGHRGGRGDAGRDKHEMHNYPPIGKSGFTRPEKTQEDVREIDVRKLDEDAALLAAEGLAEETDGGYRIDAREVVEDGHEADVVKVLGSGQVRNELTVVADAFSAGAREKLEAAGGSAELSERGEQRQDKEHADADSE
- a CDS encoding 30S ribosomal protein S5 yields the protein MSDGWEPRTRLGRQVADGEIDSMRDALNAGLPLKEPEIVDQLVPGLEDEVLDINMVQRMTDSGRRVKFRCVVVVGNRDGLVGYAEGRDDQVGGAIQKAIEVAKLNLIDVSRGCGSWECGCGRAHTVALRTTGKAGSVEVELQPAPRGLGLAGGETVRHVLELAGIEDIWTRSSGNTRTTVNFAKATFNALRNTAEARVPERAFEEREVIE
- a CDS encoding 50S ribosomal protein L30; protein product: MEVLVQLRGEVDVSQDVVDTLEMLNLGRVNHATFVPETEAYRGMITKVHDVVAHGEPSVETVELLLEKRAEPAEGEGDIDDEWVGWNTNYDDLESLAEALLEEETTLQEVGLSPTLRLHPPRKGHDGIKHPTTEGGQLGNHSTEAIDDLLEAMR
- a CDS encoding 50S ribosomal protein L18 codes for the protein MATGPRYKVPMRRRRESRTDYHQRLRLLKSGKPRLVARLSNSQARAQLVTTGPDGDETVAAAESNDLAEYGWEAPTGNLPAAYLTGLLAGLRAIDAGYEEAVLDIGLNTPTPGSKVFAIQEGAIDAGLEIPHNDDVLADWERTSGEHIAEYAEMREEPLYSGDFDATELPAHFAELRETLLEGDIEL